In Altererythrobacter aquiaggeris, the genomic stretch CCTGCGACTTCGCCTTCGCCATTGAGTTCGGCGATTCCTCGCCGCATTTCGGGGCCAAGCTGGATCGTGGCGATATCGGATAGAGTAACCGGTATACCGTTCCCGACTGATTTGAGAGGGATCTGCCGGAAGTCGTCGAGAGACGTGAGATAGCCTGAAGCGCGGACCATAAACTCGGCCTCGCCCATTTCGACCACCGATCCGCCAGCCTCTTGATTGGAAGCTTGTATGGCGCGCACGACATCGCTGTAAGTGACGCCAAGCGAAGCCATGCGATAAGGCTCCAGGACGACCTGGTATTGCTTGACCATGCCGCCGACGCTGGCGACCTCTGCGATGCCCGGAATGGTCTGCAGCTCATAGCGCAAGAACCAGTCCTGAAGGCTCCGAAGGCCAGCAAGGTCGCTGTTCCCCGTTCGGTCAACCAGCGCATATTCGTAAATCCAGCCCACGCCCGTCGCGTCCGGCCCGAGCGAGCTGGTCACTCCGTCGGGCAATTCGTTTTGCACCTGGTTGAGATATTCGAGCACGCGCGAACGCGCCCAGTAGAGGTCCGTCCCATCCTCGAAGATCACGTAGACGAAGCTGTCGCCGAACATCGAATAGCCGCGCACTGTTTCCGCGCCCGGCACCGAGAGCATCGTCGTTGCGAGCGGATAGGTGACCTGGTCCTCGACGATGCGCGGAGCTTGCCCCGGATAATTCGACCGCACCACGACCTGCACATCAGACAGATCTGGGATCGCATCGACAGGCGTTGCGCGCACCGCCCAGAAGCCGGCGAGCGTGACCGCGAAGGCCGCCAGAACGATGAAAAACCGATTGGCGATCGAGGCATCGATTATGCGCGCGATCATTGGTCGGTCTTCCGAATGGATTCGATGCGCGGACCGGTGTCGTGCTGCGAGAAGGTAAACTCGACCTTGTCGCCCGGTTCAATACCGTCAACTAGAGCGGCGTCGGCGAGGGCGAAGGGCATGACCATGCTTGGCCATTCGAGGGCGGGAACCGGCGCGTGGTTGAGAGTGATCGAAGCACCAGCGATTTTCGTCACTCTTCCCGTAGCGGTGTATGCCCTCATCTTTGGCGAGCCGTCCGACGCCATGCTCATGGTCCCATCGATCGACCTGACGTCGATCCCGCCAAGACTTGCTTCGGAGTCGATCAGGAACTGACCTGAAGTGACGACCTGCTCGCCCTCCGCAACGCCTGCGAGTATCTCTGTCTTGCCATTCGCTTCGCGCCCGATTTCGACCTCGGCAGGCAGGAACGCGCCTTCATCCTGCTTGAGCATCACGAGATTTCGGCGTCCGGTTCGAATGACCGCCTCCGACGGTACCAGCAAGGCTCGCCGTGTGTCGGGTGAAAGCGACACCTGCGCGAACATCCCTGGTTTCAACCTGCCGCGCGGATTGGGTAGCTCAGCCCGGACGGTGATGGTTCGGCTCGCGGCATCGGCGCTTGGAAGGATGGCAACAATCCGTCCCGCAAATCGCTGATCCGGATACGCTGCCAGGGTCGCACTGATGGGCTGGCCCTGCCGGATATTTGCGGCCTGGGCTTCAGGAACCGAAGCTTCAAGCCATATCGGCGAAAAGCCCGTAATCTCGGCCAAAGTCTGACCTTCCATTACAGTCATGCCGGAGCGCACCCCAAGCATTGTTACGGCACCGCCCACCGGAGCCGTGACGGTGATCGTGTTTTGGGCTCTGCGTGTGCGTTCGACCGATGCGATCATTGCGTCGTTCATTCCAAGCAATCGCATGCGCTGCCGCATCGCATCTGCCAGCGCCCGATCGCCAGTATTGAGCACAGCAATGTACTCGCGCTGCGCGCCGCCCCAATCAGGGACCAAAATATCGACGATCGGAGCGCCGCGACTGACGACATCGTCCTGCGTAAGGCCATAGGTGCGTTGAACGTAGCCCCCCGCGCGTGGCTGGACGATAGCTATATCCCTGCTGTTGTATGCGAGGACACCCGTAACGGTGATCTCCGGTTCGAGAACGCCGAACTCGGCTGCTGCGGTGCGAATTCCGAAATTCTGCACAAGGCCCGGATCAATCCGGACGCCCGCTTCCGCAGCTTCTCCCGCGCACTTGGGAACCAGCATCATGTCCATGAAGGGCGACTTACCGGGCTCGTCAAAACGTTGTCCGGGCACCATCGGATCGTACCAATAGAGCACGTCCTCACAGTCAGTATCCGTCGGCGAGCCAGCTCCGCTGCTCTCGCCGCCGAGCATGTGAAGACCGTAGCCAGCAGCCAGGCTGACAAGGGCAATACCTAGCCCAGCCGCAAACATGCGTTGGCGCTGCGTAAATCGTTCGAGCACGGAGTTCATGGCCTGCCCTCCCCGTATGTGAGTTGTAGTTTGACCGCCGCCTGCACGGCCGCCTGTTCGCGTTCGAGAATTTCCAGCTCGAGCAGGGCAAGTGCTGATTTCGCCGCAATCACATCGACTAGATCGGCACGCCCGGCCGCAAAGCTGGCTGTCTCGAGGTCAACGCGGTCACGCGCGAGCGGAAGAAGTTCATCACGCGCGCGGCGCCATTGGCGCATAGTGCTGCGCCAAGTGGCGAGATCGGCTTCGAAATCCGCGACCAGCGCGCGTCTGCGATCCTCGCGTTCGGCCAAAGCGGCAGCGGCATCGGCTTCGGCGGCGGCGATGCGCGGATTCTGCCGCCGGTCGGTGAAGATCGGAAGAGTAATCGACCCCATGACCGACACCGCATCGCCAAACGCCTGGTCGCGACGACCATAGTTGACGCTCACCCCAAAATCCGGCCTCTTTTCAGCGCGAGCGAGCGCGACACCGGCTTCGGCCCGGTCTCGTTCCGCATCGGCCAGAATGAGTTCGGGATTCCC encodes the following:
- a CDS encoding efflux RND transporter periplasmic adaptor subunit; translation: MNSVLERFTQRQRMFAAGLGIALVSLAAGYGLHMLGGESSGAGSPTDTDCEDVLYWYDPMVPGQRFDEPGKSPFMDMMLVPKCAGEAAEAGVRIDPGLVQNFGIRTAAAEFGVLEPEITVTGVLAYNSRDIAIVQPRAGGYVQRTYGLTQDDVVSRGAPIVDILVPDWGGAQREYIAVLNTGDRALADAMRQRMRLLGMNDAMIASVERTRRAQNTITVTAPVGGAVTMLGVRSGMTVMEGQTLAEITGFSPIWLEASVPEAQAANIRQGQPISATLAAYPDQRFAGRIVAILPSADAASRTITVRAELPNPRGRLKPGMFAQVSLSPDTRRALLVPSEAVIRTGRRNLVMLKQDEGAFLPAEVEIGREANGKTEILAGVAEGEQVVTSGQFLIDSEASLGGIDVRSIDGTMSMASDGSPKMRAYTATGRVTKIAGASITLNHAPVPALEWPSMVMPFALADAALVDGIEPGDKVEFTFSQHDTGPRIESIRKTDQ